AGCCAAAAGCAGCCGTTAATTCGCGGGCGGCTGCGTTTTGCACACGGTGTAGCGCAGCTCGGCCATTCCCGGGCCCATCTGCTGCACGGACTGCAGCTGCAGCACGGGACTCAGCAAGCGGCGCGGCAACAAAGGCTTGCCACGGCCCAGAGTAGCCGAGCCAATCTGTACGATGACCTCATCGAGCAGGCCCGCGTCATGGAACTGCCCCGCCAGATCTCCGCCACCCACGATCCAGATGTTCTTGTCACCGGCTGCAGCCCTCATGCTTGCCAGCACGGGCCGCACATCGCCGCTGACAAAGCGTACACCGGCTCCCTCTATCAACGGCAGCTGACGGCTGGAGAAAACCCAGGCAGGCTGTGCATAAGGCCAGGCCGCGCCAGTCTCCTTCTTCACCGCATCGGCGTTGCGGACCATCCACTCATAGGTGGACGAGCCCATGGCCAGCGCACCGACCTGCGCAATAAAGCCCGGATAGCTGGACTGCGTCAGGCTGCCCAGAGGAAACAGCCAGTCTAGAGAGTCGTCTTCGGTGGCAAGAAAGCCGTCCAGGCTGGAAGCGGTGTAGTACTGGGTCTTC
This region of Comamonas thiooxydans genomic DNA includes:
- a CDS encoding dihydrofolate reductase family protein, which gives rise to MKTQYYTASSLDGFLATEDDSLDWLFPLGSLTQSSYPGFIAQVGALAMGSSTYEWMVRNADAVKKETGAAWPYAQPAWVFSSRQLPLIEGAGVRFVSGDVRPVLASMRAAAGDKNIWIVGGGDLAGQFHDAGLLDEVIVQIGSATLGRGKPLLPRRLLSPVLQLQSVQQMGPGMAELRYTVCKTQPPAN